One segment of Fusarium oxysporum f. sp. lycopersici 4287 chromosome 7, whole genome shotgun sequence DNA contains the following:
- a CDS encoding translation factor GUF1, mitochondrial, which translates to MSLAWSAGRAWSRQCLSQARSRPSFTPSHILTPRIYANLRRYATKPTPAELEARIAAIPIERYRNFCIVAHIDHGKSTLSDRLLEYTGTISASDANKQILDKLDVERERGITVKAQTCTMIHKHNGQDYLLHLVDTPGHVDFRAEVTRSYASCGGALLLVDASQGIQAQTVSNFHLAFAQDLALVPVVNKIDMPAADVPRVLQQMKDSFELDPKDAIMLSAKTGKGVPDVLPAVIERIPHPVGDEKKPLKMMLVDSWYDNFRGVVLLVRLFDGTIKAGDNVVSLGTGMKYTVGQVGIQYPHAIPQATLSAGQVGYVYFNPGMKKIQDAKLGDTFTFVGSEEKVEPYPGFEEPKPMVFVAAFPTDQSDYSRLADSIGQLVLNDRSVTLQKDHSEALGAGWRLGFLGSLHCSVFQDRLRQEHGKSVILTEPTVPSKIIWPDGSEEIVSNPALFPETSNPKVKQSQLFEPYVTATITMPEEYLGRVIELCEANRGEQKSLEFFHTTQVILQYEIPTAQLVDDLFGKLKSVTKGYATLDYEDAGWRESNLVKLQLLVNRQPVDAICKVVHSSQVDRLGRQWVTKFKEHVDRQHFEVVIQATAGNRIVARETIKPFRKDVLAKLHAADVSRRRKLLEKQKEGRKRLRAVGNVIIDQSAFQSFMSR; encoded by the exons ATGAGCCTGGCTTGGAGCGCTGGCCGTGCCTGGAGTCGGCAATGCCTCTCACAAGCTCGATCACGGCCCAGCTTCACTCCTTCGCACATCCTCACACCGAGGATATACGCAAATCTCCGTCGATACGCTACGAAGCCTACGCCCGCTGAACTCGAAGCCCGAATCGCCGCCATCCCCATCGAACGATACCGCAACTTCTGTATCGTAGCGCACATCGACCATGGGAAGAGTACGCTGAGCGATCGGTTGTTGGAGTACACTGGTACCATATCTGCTAGCGATGCGAATAAGCAGATTCTGGATAAGCTCGATGTTGAGCGGGAGCGAGGTATTACCGTCAAGGCGCAGACGTGTACTATGATTCACAAGCACAATGGGCAAGATTACCTGCTTCATTTGGTTGATACACCAGGCCATGTGGACTTTAGAGCTGAAGTTACGAGGTCGTATGCTAGTTGTGGCGGAGCTTTGCTTCTCGTCGATGCGTCGCAGGGTATTCAGGCACAGACTGTGTCGAACTTCCATCTTGCGTTTGCGCAGGATCTGGCTCTTGTTCCGGTGGTCAACAAGATCGACATGCCAGCTGCAGATGTACCGCGGGTACTACAGCAGATGAAGGACAGTTTTGAACTCGATCCCAAAGACGCTATTATGCTGAGTGCGAAAACGGGAAAGGGCGTACCGGATGTTTTACCCGCTGTTATAGAGAGGATTCCTCATcctgttggtgatgagaagaagccgctgaagatgatgttggtgGATTCATGGTACGATAACTTCCGTGGTGTTGTGCTGCTGGTGAGGTTATTCGATGGCACGATCAAGGCGGGCGATAATGTTGTCTCTTTGGGGACGGGGATGAAGTACACTGTTGGACAAGTTGGCATTCAATACCCGCATGCCATACCCCAAGCGACTCTCAGCGCAGGACAAGTTGGCTACGTATACTTCAACCCCGGCATGAAGAAGATCCAAGACGCCAAATTGGGGGATACATTCACATTCGTCGGCTCCGAAGAAAAAGTCGAGCCCTACCCCGGCTTCGAGGAGCCCAAGCCCATGGTCTTCGTGGCTGCGTTCCCCACTGATCAGAGCGACTATagtcgtttggcagataGTATCGGGCAACTCGTCCTCAACGACCGAAGCGTCACGCTGCAGAAGGACCACTCTGAAGCGCTCGGTGCAGGCTGGCGTTTAGGGTTCCTGGGAAGTTTGCACTGTTCCGTGTTCCAGGATCGGTTGAGGCAGGAGCATGGAAAGAGTGTTATTCTGACGGAGCCGACTGTGCCGTCGAAGATTATCTGGCCTGATGGATCGGAGGAGATAGTGTCGAACCCGGCGCTGTTTCCGGAGACGAGTAACCCCAAGGTGAAGCAGTCACAACTATTCGAGCC ATATGTCACTGCTACAATCACCATGCCAGAGGAATATCTTGGTCGTGTGATTGAGCTTTGCGAAGCCAACCGCGGAGAGCAGAAGAGTCTAGAGTTCTTCCACACAACGCAGGTTATTCTACAGTATGAGATTCCAACGGCTCAATTAGTCGATGATTTGTTTGGAAAGCTCAAGAGCGTAAC CAAGGGATACGCGACGCTGGATTATGAAGATGCAGGTTGGCGAGAGAGTAACCTTGTCAAGCTGCAGCTGTTGGTGAACAGACAGCCCGTTGATGCGATCTGCAAGGTCGTTCATTCATCGCAGGTTGATAGGCTTGGAAGACAGTGGGTtaccaagttcaaggagcATGTTGATCGTCAACATTTCG AGGTCGTCATCCAAGCCACAGCAGGTAATCGCATCGTAGCGCGAGAGACCATCAAGCCCTTCCGCAAGGACGTCCTTGCTAAGTTGCATGCTGCGGATgtatcgagaagaagaaagctaCTGGAGAAACAAAAGGAGGGTAGGAAGAGGTTACGCGCTGTGGGTAATGTCATTATCGATCAGTCGGCCTTCCAGAGCTTCATGTCGAGATGA
- a CDS encoding hypothetical protein (At least one base has a quality score < 10) codes for MHSSTTLLLLATTTVNAIGIRDDCKDVHIFLAKGNNEPYPGRQGKLAGAICSGLKSCDYEDIQFQNALEDPFCDSVTEGVKNGIKQITAYNKKCPDSKLVVSGYSQGGQVVGDILGGGGGVFFQNCVEPDLQGLNPKTLPGSKIVAAMVFGDTRHTKDQPFNVLSGAGKNGLFPRPAGMLQNLASYGDVFRNYCVETDPICAQGDEVETHLNYFDVFTDDVAEWVKERIGEDATTTTAATKTSTKAKSTAKETSTKDAETESTTEAASTTKDASKDSTTKDTTTAAASTTADSSSTTDASSAEGRATAGEASSDAAAPSSTDNAATSKGASLMGMIIGVAGLLAI; via the coding sequence ATGCACAGCTCTACTACACTTCTTCTACTCGCTACTACTACAGTCAATGCCATTGGCATACGCGACGACTGTAAAGACGTGCACATCTTTCTCGCCAAGGGAAACAATGAACCCTACCCAGGACGACAGGGAAAACTCGCCGGTGCTATCTGCAGTGGTTTGAAGAGCTGCGACTATGAGGATATCCAGTTCCAGAATGCTCTAGAAGATCCATTCTGCGATTCCGTCACAGAGGGTGTGAAGAATGGTATCAAGCAGATCACAGCGTACAACAAGAAATGTCCGGACTCTAAACTCGTCGTGAGCGGCTACTCACAGGGCGGCCAAGTCGTCGGTGATATCCTCGGCGGCGGAGGCGGTGTATTCTTCCAAAACTGCGTGGAACCTGATCTGCAGGGCCTGAATCCCAAGACACTACCTGGTAGCAAGATTGTTGCTGCGATGGTGTTTGGCGATACACGACATACCAAGGATCAGCCGTTCAATGTTCTCTCTGGCGCGGGAAAGAATGGCTTGTTTCCTAGACCGGCGGGCATGTTGCAGAATCTGGCGAGTTATGGGGATGTTTTTAGGAATTACTGTGTTGAGACGGATCCGATTTGTGCGCAGGGTGATGAGGTCGAGACGCATCTTAATTACTTTGATGTTTTTACTGATGATGTTGCTGAGTGGGTGAAGGAGAGGATTGGGGAGGATGCAACTACGACGACGGCTGCGACAAAGACGAGTACAAAGGCGAAGAGTACGGCGAAGGAGACAAGTACAAAGGATGCGGAGACTGAGTCAACTACTGAAGCTGCTTCAACAACAAAGGATGCTTCAAAGGACTCAACAACAAAGGACACTACCACTGCTGCTGCGTCTACCACAGCGGATTCAAGCTCTACTACAGACGCAAGCTCAGCTGAAGGTCGAGCTACAGCCGGTGAAGCATCATCAGACGCCGCTGCGCCATCATCGACTGATAACGCAGCCACGTCAAAGGGTGCATCTCTAATGGGCATGATAATCGGCGTCGCAGGTCTTTTGGCAATCTGA
- a CDS encoding translation factor GUF1, mitochondrial, with translation MSLAWSAGRAWSRQCLSQARSRPSFTPSHILTPRIYANLRRYATKPTPAELEARIAAIPIERYRNFCIVAHIDHGKSTLSDRLLEYTGTISASDANKQILDKLDVERERGITVKAQTCTMIHKHNGQDYLLHLVDTPGHVDFRAEVTRSYASCGGALLLVDASQGIQAQTVSNFHLAFAQDLALVPVVNKIDMPAADVPRVLQQMKDSFELDPKDAIMLSAKTGKGVPDVLPAVIERIPHPVGDEKKPLKMMLVDSWYDNFRGVVLLVRLFDGTIKAGDNVVSLGTGMKYTVGQVGIQYPHAIPQATLSAGQVGYVYFNPGMKKIQDAKLGDTFTFVGSEEKVEPYPGFEEPKPMVFVAAFPTDQSDYSRLADSIGQLVLNDRSVTLQKDHSEALGAGWRLGFLGSLHCSVFQDRLRQEHGKSVILTEPTVPSKIIWPDGSEEIVSNPALFPETSNPKVKQSQLFEPYVTATITMPEEYLGRVIELCEANRGEQKSLEFFHTTQVILQYEIPTAQLVDDLFGKLKSVTKGYATLDYEDAGWRESNLVKLQLLVNRQPVDAICKVVHSSQVDRLGRQWVTKFKEHVDRQHFGTSPLFLSSPFKPRSPCVNTHLRGRHPSHSR, from the exons ATGAGCCTGGCTTGGAGCGCTGGCCGTGCCTGGAGTCGGCAATGCCTCTCACAAGCTCGATCACGGCCCAGCTTCACTCCTTCGCACATCCTCACACCGAGGATATACGCAAATCTCCGTCGATACGCTACGAAGCCTACGCCCGCTGAACTCGAAGCCCGAATCGCCGCCATCCCCATCGAACGATACCGCAACTTCTGTATCGTAGCGCACATCGACCATGGGAAGAGTACGCTGAGCGATCGGTTGTTGGAGTACACTGGTACCATATCTGCTAGCGATGCGAATAAGCAGATTCTGGATAAGCTCGATGTTGAGCGGGAGCGAGGTATTACCGTCAAGGCGCAGACGTGTACTATGATTCACAAGCACAATGGGCAAGATTACCTGCTTCATTTGGTTGATACACCAGGCCATGTGGACTTTAGAGCTGAAGTTACGAGGTCGTATGCTAGTTGTGGCGGAGCTTTGCTTCTCGTCGATGCGTCGCAGGGTATTCAGGCACAGACTGTGTCGAACTTCCATCTTGCGTTTGCGCAGGATCTGGCTCTTGTTCCGGTGGTCAACAAGATCGACATGCCAGCTGCAGATGTACCGCGGGTACTACAGCAGATGAAGGACAGTTTTGAACTCGATCCCAAAGACGCTATTATGCTGAGTGCGAAAACGGGAAAGGGCGTACCGGATGTTTTACCCGCTGTTATAGAGAGGATTCCTCATcctgttggtgatgagaagaagccgctgaagatgatgttggtgGATTCATGGTACGATAACTTCCGTGGTGTTGTGCTGCTGGTGAGGTTATTCGATGGCACGATCAAGGCGGGCGATAATGTTGTCTCTTTGGGGACGGGGATGAAGTACACTGTTGGACAAGTTGGCATTCAATACCCGCATGCCATACCCCAAGCGACTCTCAGCGCAGGACAAGTTGGCTACGTATACTTCAACCCCGGCATGAAGAAGATCCAAGACGCCAAATTGGGGGATACATTCACATTCGTCGGCTCCGAAGAAAAAGTCGAGCCCTACCCCGGCTTCGAGGAGCCCAAGCCCATGGTCTTCGTGGCTGCGTTCCCCACTGATCAGAGCGACTATagtcgtttggcagataGTATCGGGCAACTCGTCCTCAACGACCGAAGCGTCACGCTGCAGAAGGACCACTCTGAAGCGCTCGGTGCAGGCTGGCGTTTAGGGTTCCTGGGAAGTTTGCACTGTTCCGTGTTCCAGGATCGGTTGAGGCAGGAGCATGGAAAGAGTGTTATTCTGACGGAGCCGACTGTGCCGTCGAAGATTATCTGGCCTGATGGATCGGAGGAGATAGTGTCGAACCCGGCGCTGTTTCCGGAGACGAGTAACCCCAAGGTGAAGCAGTCACAACTATTCGAGCC ATATGTCACTGCTACAATCACCATGCCAGAGGAATATCTTGGTCGTGTGATTGAGCTTTGCGAAGCCAACCGCGGAGAGCAGAAGAGTCTAGAGTTCTTCCACACAACGCAGGTTATTCTACAGTATGAGATTCCAACGGCTCAATTAGTCGATGATTTGTTTGGAAAGCTCAAGAGCGTAAC CAAGGGATACGCGACGCTGGATTATGAAGATGCAGGTTGGCGAGAGAGTAACCTTGTCAAGCTGCAGCTGTTGGTGAACAGACAGCCCGTTGATGCGATCTGCAAGGTCGTTCATTCATCGCAGGTTGATAGGCTTGGAAGACAGTGGGTtaccaagttcaaggagcATGTTGATCGTCAACATTTCGGTACGTCGCCCCTCTTCCTAAGCTCACCCTTCAAACCCCGTTCCCCATGTGTTAACACTCATCTCAGAGGTCGTCATCCAAGCCACAGCAGGTAA